Proteins from a genomic interval of Lolium perenne isolate Kyuss_39 chromosome 1, Kyuss_2.0, whole genome shotgun sequence:
- the LOC127311562 gene encoding probable AMP deaminase isoform X2, with translation MDSASASSYKLQLAVAALVGASAAAASAYYLHCRAVARLGGDIVRSSAANAKTGRQQRRRQRDAGSKPPPPRRAAPGSSSLPDLSSIYAAGGVARGYPVGEEYDDDDEGGVGPYRDDALVAAAAVCCMQIPQGLPRLQVGPEGNKQIVRSSSSRRVGLIRPNSPKSPVASASTFESIEGSDEDVASKVNGKLDNGHPNTNGNLEGEHKGNAITENGAATPLPAKGMPRPHSISNDLHGVQPDPVAADILRKEPEQESFIKLLTAPHEIPSPDEIEVYKILQKCLELRDCYLFREEIAPWEKEVINDPCTPKPNPNPFTFVPEPKSEHGFQMVDGVVQVYADKDCTERIYPVADATTFFTDLHYVLRVTAAGNTRTVCHNRLNLLEHKFKFHLMLNAEREFLAQKTAPHRDFYNVRKVDTHVHHSACMNQKHLLRFIKSKLRKEPDEVVIFRDGTYMTLKEVFESLDLTGYDLNVDLLDVHADKSTFHRFDKFNLKYNPCGQSRLREIFLKQDNLIQGRFLAELTMQVFSDLNASKYQMAEYRISIYGRKQSEWDQLASWIVNNELYSENVVWLVQIPRLYNVYKQMGIVTSFQNLLDNIFLPLFEVTIDPSSHPQLHVLLKQVVGLDLVDDESKPERRPTKHMPTPEQWTNVFNPAFSYYAYYCYANLYTLNKLRESKGMNTIKFRPHAGEAGDVDHLAATFLLCHSISHGINLRKSPVLQYLYYLGQIGLAMSPLSNNSLFLDYHRNPFPVFFQRGLNVSLSTDDPLQIHLTKEPLVEEYSIAASLWKLSACDLCEIARNSVYQSGFSHALKTHWIGRNYYKRGPSGNDIHRTNVPTIRIEFRDLIWRDEMQLVYLDNVILPDEVDQ, from the exons ATggactccgcctccgcctcctcctacAAGCTGCAGCTCGCCGTCGCGGCCCTCGTCGGCGCCTCcgcggccgccgcctccgcctactACCTGCACTGCCGCGCCGTCGCGCGGCTCGGCGGCGACATCGTGCGCTCATCCGCCGCCAACGCCAAGACCggccggcagcagcggcggcgccaACGCGACGCCGGGAGCAAGCCTCCTCCGCCGCGCCGCGCGGCCCCGGGGTCCTCCTCGCTCCCCGACCTCTCCTCCATCTACGCCGCCGGCGGCGTCGCCAGGGGGTACCCCGTGGGGGAGGagtacgacgacgacgatgagggAGGGGTGGGGCCGTACCGTGACGACgcgctcgtcgccgccgccgccgtctgcTGCATGCAGATCCCCCAGGGTTTGCCGAGGCTGCAAGTGGGGCCCGAGG GCAATAAACAAATTGTTCGTTCAAGTTCAAGCAGACGGGTTGGATTAATCAGGCCAAATTCACCCAagtcccctgttgctagtgcaagTACTTTTGAGAGTATAGAGGGGTCAGATGAGGATGTCGCTAGCAAGGTCAATGGAAAACTTGATAATGGCCACCCGAACACAAATGGAAATCTC GAGGGAGAGCACAAAGGAAATGCAATTACGGAAAATGGGGCTGCAACACCATTACCTGCAAAAGGCATGCCTCGGCCTCATAGTATATCCAATGATCTTCATGGGGTTCAACCTGATCCAGTTGCTGCAGATATTCTTCGAAAAGAACCTGAGCAAGAATCATTTATCAAGCTGTTAACTGCTCCACATG AGATTCCATCTCCTGATGAAATAGAGGTCTACAAAATCCTTCAGAAGTGTCTTGAGTTAAGAGATTGTTACCTTTTTAGAGAAGAGATTGCTCCGTGGGAGAAGGAGGTCATAAATGATCCCTGCACACCAAAACCTAATCCAAATCCATTCACTTTTGTGCCTGAACCAAAATCAGAG CATGGTTTCCAAATGGTCGATGGTGTTGTTCAGGTCTATGCTGATAAAGACT GTACGGAAAGGATTTATCCTGTTGCTGATGCTACAACCTTTTTCACTGACTTGCATTATGTTCTCCGGGTGACTGCGGCGGGAAACACAAGAACTGTCTGCCATAACCGGTTGAATCTTCTAGAGCAT AAGTTCAAATTTCATCTGATGTTAAATGCGGAAAGGGAGTTTCTTGCCCAGAAAACTGCACCACATCGTGATTTTTACAATGTTAGGAAGGTTGACACTCATGTTCACCACTCAGCATGCATGAATCAAAAACATTTGCTGAGGTTCATAAAGTCCAAATTGAGAAAAGAACCTGATGAG GTTGTCATTTTCAGAGATGGTACTTATATGACTTTGAAGGAGGTTTTTGAGAGCTTGGACTTAACTGG GTATGACTTGAATGTTGATTTGCTAGATGTCCATGCAGACAAAAGTACATTTCATCGTTTTGACAAATTCAACCTTAAATACAATCCATGTGGCCAAAGTAGGCTCCGTGAGATTTTCCTTAAGCAGGACAATCTAATTCAAG GACGTTTTCTTGCTGAGCTGACGATGCAAGTTTTTTCTGACCTTAATGCAAGCAAATATCAG ATGGCTGAATATAGGATTTCAATCTACGGGAGGAAGCAAAGTGAGTGGGACCAACTTGCGAGTTGGATAGTAAACAATGAATTGTACAGTGAAAATGTTGTTTGGCTGGTTCAG ATTCCACGCTTATATAATGTGTACAAGCAAATGGGCATTGTTACATCATTTCAAAATCTTCTTGACAACATTTTCCTTCCTCTGTTTGAGGTTACTATTGATCCATCTTCACACCCGCAGCTTCATGTCCTCCTAAAGCAG GTCGTAGGGTTGGATTTGGTTGATGATGAGAGTAAACCTGAAAGACGCCCAACTAAGCACATGCCTACACCTGAACAATGGACGAATGTCTTCAACCCTGCATTTTCATATTATGCCTACTACTGCTATGCTAACTTATACACCCTGAACAAG TTGCGTGAGTCAAAGGGGATGAACACTATCAAATTCCGTCCGCATGCTGGCGAG GCTGGAGACGTTGACCACTTGGCAGCGACATTTCTTCTTTGTCACAGTATATCACACGGAATCAATTTGAGGAAATCTCCTGTGCTTCAGTATCTGTACTATCTGGGTCAG ATTGGTCTGGCAATGTCCCCACTAAGTAACAACTCCTTGTTTCTTGATTACCATCGGAACCCTTTTCCTGTGTTTTTTCAACGAGGACTGAATGTGTCGCTATCCACGGATGATCCATTGCAAATTCACCTGACAAAGGAACCATTGGTGGAAGAATACAGCATTGCTGCTTCG TTGTGGAAGCTCAGTGCTTGTGATTTATGTGAGATTGCGCGGAATTCTGTGTATCAGTCAGGGTTTTCACATGCTCTCAAG ACACATTGGATTGGCAGGAACTACTACAAGAGAGGCCCTTCAGGAAACGATATCCACAGAACGAATGTGCCCACCATCAGGATTGAATTTAGGGACCTG ATCTGGAGAGACGAAATGCAGCTAGTCTACCTTGATAACGTCATCTTACCTGACGAGGTGGACCAGTAA
- the LOC127311562 gene encoding probable AMP deaminase isoform X1, with amino-acid sequence MDSASASSYKLQLAVAALVGASAAAASAYYLHCRAVARLGGDIVRSSAANAKTGRQQRRRQRDAGSKPPPPRRAAPGSSSLPDLSSIYAAGGVARGYPVGEEYDDDDEGGVGPYRDDALVAAAAVCCMQIPQGLPRLQVGPEGNKQIVRSSSSRRVGLIRPNSPKSPVASASTFESIEGSDEDVASKVNGKLDNGHPNTNGNLQEGEHKGNAITENGAATPLPAKGMPRPHSISNDLHGVQPDPVAADILRKEPEQESFIKLLTAPHEIPSPDEIEVYKILQKCLELRDCYLFREEIAPWEKEVINDPCTPKPNPNPFTFVPEPKSEHGFQMVDGVVQVYADKDCTERIYPVADATTFFTDLHYVLRVTAAGNTRTVCHNRLNLLEHKFKFHLMLNAEREFLAQKTAPHRDFYNVRKVDTHVHHSACMNQKHLLRFIKSKLRKEPDEVVIFRDGTYMTLKEVFESLDLTGYDLNVDLLDVHADKSTFHRFDKFNLKYNPCGQSRLREIFLKQDNLIQGRFLAELTMQVFSDLNASKYQMAEYRISIYGRKQSEWDQLASWIVNNELYSENVVWLVQIPRLYNVYKQMGIVTSFQNLLDNIFLPLFEVTIDPSSHPQLHVLLKQVVGLDLVDDESKPERRPTKHMPTPEQWTNVFNPAFSYYAYYCYANLYTLNKLRESKGMNTIKFRPHAGEAGDVDHLAATFLLCHSISHGINLRKSPVLQYLYYLGQIGLAMSPLSNNSLFLDYHRNPFPVFFQRGLNVSLSTDDPLQIHLTKEPLVEEYSIAASLWKLSACDLCEIARNSVYQSGFSHALKTHWIGRNYYKRGPSGNDIHRTNVPTIRIEFRDLIWRDEMQLVYLDNVILPDEVDQ; translated from the exons ATggactccgcctccgcctcctcctacAAGCTGCAGCTCGCCGTCGCGGCCCTCGTCGGCGCCTCcgcggccgccgcctccgcctactACCTGCACTGCCGCGCCGTCGCGCGGCTCGGCGGCGACATCGTGCGCTCATCCGCCGCCAACGCCAAGACCggccggcagcagcggcggcgccaACGCGACGCCGGGAGCAAGCCTCCTCCGCCGCGCCGCGCGGCCCCGGGGTCCTCCTCGCTCCCCGACCTCTCCTCCATCTACGCCGCCGGCGGCGTCGCCAGGGGGTACCCCGTGGGGGAGGagtacgacgacgacgatgagggAGGGGTGGGGCCGTACCGTGACGACgcgctcgtcgccgccgccgccgtctgcTGCATGCAGATCCCCCAGGGTTTGCCGAGGCTGCAAGTGGGGCCCGAGG GCAATAAACAAATTGTTCGTTCAAGTTCAAGCAGACGGGTTGGATTAATCAGGCCAAATTCACCCAagtcccctgttgctagtgcaagTACTTTTGAGAGTATAGAGGGGTCAGATGAGGATGTCGCTAGCAAGGTCAATGGAAAACTTGATAATGGCCACCCGAACACAAATGGAAATCTC CAGGAGGGAGAGCACAAAGGAAATGCAATTACGGAAAATGGGGCTGCAACACCATTACCTGCAAAAGGCATGCCTCGGCCTCATAGTATATCCAATGATCTTCATGGGGTTCAACCTGATCCAGTTGCTGCAGATATTCTTCGAAAAGAACCTGAGCAAGAATCATTTATCAAGCTGTTAACTGCTCCACATG AGATTCCATCTCCTGATGAAATAGAGGTCTACAAAATCCTTCAGAAGTGTCTTGAGTTAAGAGATTGTTACCTTTTTAGAGAAGAGATTGCTCCGTGGGAGAAGGAGGTCATAAATGATCCCTGCACACCAAAACCTAATCCAAATCCATTCACTTTTGTGCCTGAACCAAAATCAGAG CATGGTTTCCAAATGGTCGATGGTGTTGTTCAGGTCTATGCTGATAAAGACT GTACGGAAAGGATTTATCCTGTTGCTGATGCTACAACCTTTTTCACTGACTTGCATTATGTTCTCCGGGTGACTGCGGCGGGAAACACAAGAACTGTCTGCCATAACCGGTTGAATCTTCTAGAGCAT AAGTTCAAATTTCATCTGATGTTAAATGCGGAAAGGGAGTTTCTTGCCCAGAAAACTGCACCACATCGTGATTTTTACAATGTTAGGAAGGTTGACACTCATGTTCACCACTCAGCATGCATGAATCAAAAACATTTGCTGAGGTTCATAAAGTCCAAATTGAGAAAAGAACCTGATGAG GTTGTCATTTTCAGAGATGGTACTTATATGACTTTGAAGGAGGTTTTTGAGAGCTTGGACTTAACTGG GTATGACTTGAATGTTGATTTGCTAGATGTCCATGCAGACAAAAGTACATTTCATCGTTTTGACAAATTCAACCTTAAATACAATCCATGTGGCCAAAGTAGGCTCCGTGAGATTTTCCTTAAGCAGGACAATCTAATTCAAG GACGTTTTCTTGCTGAGCTGACGATGCAAGTTTTTTCTGACCTTAATGCAAGCAAATATCAG ATGGCTGAATATAGGATTTCAATCTACGGGAGGAAGCAAAGTGAGTGGGACCAACTTGCGAGTTGGATAGTAAACAATGAATTGTACAGTGAAAATGTTGTTTGGCTGGTTCAG ATTCCACGCTTATATAATGTGTACAAGCAAATGGGCATTGTTACATCATTTCAAAATCTTCTTGACAACATTTTCCTTCCTCTGTTTGAGGTTACTATTGATCCATCTTCACACCCGCAGCTTCATGTCCTCCTAAAGCAG GTCGTAGGGTTGGATTTGGTTGATGATGAGAGTAAACCTGAAAGACGCCCAACTAAGCACATGCCTACACCTGAACAATGGACGAATGTCTTCAACCCTGCATTTTCATATTATGCCTACTACTGCTATGCTAACTTATACACCCTGAACAAG TTGCGTGAGTCAAAGGGGATGAACACTATCAAATTCCGTCCGCATGCTGGCGAG GCTGGAGACGTTGACCACTTGGCAGCGACATTTCTTCTTTGTCACAGTATATCACACGGAATCAATTTGAGGAAATCTCCTGTGCTTCAGTATCTGTACTATCTGGGTCAG ATTGGTCTGGCAATGTCCCCACTAAGTAACAACTCCTTGTTTCTTGATTACCATCGGAACCCTTTTCCTGTGTTTTTTCAACGAGGACTGAATGTGTCGCTATCCACGGATGATCCATTGCAAATTCACCTGACAAAGGAACCATTGGTGGAAGAATACAGCATTGCTGCTTCG TTGTGGAAGCTCAGTGCTTGTGATTTATGTGAGATTGCGCGGAATTCTGTGTATCAGTCAGGGTTTTCACATGCTCTCAAG ACACATTGGATTGGCAGGAACTACTACAAGAGAGGCCCTTCAGGAAACGATATCCACAGAACGAATGTGCCCACCATCAGGATTGAATTTAGGGACCTG ATCTGGAGAGACGAAATGCAGCTAGTCTACCTTGATAACGTCATCTTACCTGACGAGGTGGACCAGTAA